In Roseibium algicola, the DNA window TAATGGATGCAGCCTGGGGCAGAAGACCCATGATCGTCTGCGATATGACCGTCTTGCCCGACCCGGATTCGCCCACCAGCGCGACAGTCCGGTTCTCGGGTACGACAAATGACACATTGTCGACCGCCCGGACCTGACCTTCCGCCGTATTAAAATCAACCGTCAGTCCCTCAATCGAGAGAACATTCACCGCGCATTTCCTCCCAGGCAAGGATTGTCTGACAGAGGCTTACTAAGCCCTCATTGCATTTGAAAGACAACCAAATTCGCCAGTGGATAGCAATGCAGGATTCATGAAAACAAACTGTGATGTTCGTCACAGTTTGCAAGAGCAGACCCGTTCCGCCACTCGATTAACGGGTGCAACCGAACGTTAAACTGCAATTGTCGAACGAGCCTGAAATCATTTTTTCTGCGTTCATCTGAACACGAAACAGACTAGCTGGAAGCCTGGCCGGCGGTCCAACGGTCCGGAAGGAATCACTCCGCGGCAGACACCGGCCGCACCACGGGCCTGTGTACAGGCTTTGACTGCGGAAAGGGATCGAGCCAATAGACTTCCATCTGCCCGCTTCGGCCGCGCAGGTGATGCGCGCCGACCGGCCGCTGGTGCCGCTCACCAGGCAGATGCGCAACAGTGTCCGCACTCGCCAGGATGACAACTTCCGGGTTTTCGGGAACTTCCTTGCCAAGCGTCTGCAGGCGTTCGGCCGCGTTCACGGTGTCGCCGACAACGGTATAGTTCCAGCGATCAAGCGCGCCGACGTTGCCGACAACCGCCGGGCCGGTGTGAATACCGATCCGAAGCGCCATCGGCGGACGCCCCTGGGTAACCGCGTTCAGATTCGACTGATGCAGCGCAGCTGCAATCCGGCGTGCGGTTCTGACAGCAGCCTCCGCATGGTCCGGGCGGGCATCGGGCGCGCCCCAGAAGGCCAGCATGCCATCCCCCAGGAACTTGTCGACCGTGCCGCCCTCGCCTTCGACAGCCTCGACCAGGATAGCGAAATGGTCATTCAGCAGGCTGGCGGTCTCTTCCGCACTCAGGTGCTCCGACAAGGCCGTGAACCCGACTATATCGGTAAAGAGGATCGTGAGTTCGGCACCACGCGCCTGCGCTGCATTCCCGCCTCCCAGACGCATCAGCTTGATGAACAGCGAGCGCGGCACATAGGTGTTCATGGCCTTGAGGCCTTCAACCATGGAATTGAAGGCGAGCGCCACCTGATCGATCTCCGCAACGCGGCTGCGCGGCAGGGGCTCTACTTCGTTGAGCGACAGGCTGCCGATGCGCTTGGACTGAACCGCAAGGTACCGCAACGGGCGAGCGACACGCCGCCCCATCCAGAATGCGATCAGCACCGACACCACCAGTGCGCCGAAGCCGACAAACATGGAGCCTGCAAGACGCCGCAACTCGCGGGAGACCGTCGCGCTGAGGTAATACTGCCCGACAGTCCAGGGCCGGTCGCTGAAACCATCCAGCTGGGCCTTCATGACGATATATTCTTCGTTGTTTGCATCAACGGTTGAAACGTCGATGCCGAGTTCCGCGGCTTTCTTGAATTCGTCCAGCTTTTCTTCATTTACCATGGCAGCCAGAACGGGGTCGCCGATCGTCTGCCAGGAACCCGGCAACTTGTCCTGAATGTTGCCACCGGTCTGGAGCCAGGGAGCGTCCGAATGCAGGATCACCTGATCACCGTCCGCGATGATGAAAACGGTATTGTCGCCACCCTCGTCCTGAGCAGAAACGATGTGGGCAAGTTCTTCCATGGACGTCGCAGCCGTCAGCATGCCGGCAACCTTGCCGTCCCGCACCAACGGCACCGAAACATTCGCGAAAAGACCGACCTCGTGTTTGACGAGCGGGCCCCAGGTCGGCGGACTGTCGGCGCTCAATTGCGGCATTTCCTGCATGTTCATGCCGGGTGGCGGTGCGTCGGTTTCAATCCGCCACAGTTTGCCGGTCGGTGCCCGATAGATCCCCAGCTTGCTTCTGTCGGTCGAAGTCACCACCAGTGTGGTGATGTCGTGATTGGATTTCAGCGCGATCGAGAGATCCTGCAGCGTCCTTTCCGTATCGTCGAAGCCGAGCGTGCCGTCGTCGAAATAGGGCTTCAGGCCGATGATCGCGTTTTCGACAG includes these proteins:
- a CDS encoding adenylate/guanylate cyclase domain-containing protein; translated protein: MKKSKRTGRRIMLPLTTIVGLGFGAFVAIAIGLVLGLSVSANFRNTFSLLNDKTILSTQALETQLRTHFVSVENAIIGLKPYFDDGTLGFDDTERTLQDLSIALKSNHDITTLVVTSTDRSKLGIYRAPTGKLWRIETDAPPPGMNMQEMPQLSADSPPTWGPLVKHEVGLFANVSVPLVRDGKVAGMLTAATSMEELAHIVSAQDEGGDNTVFIIADGDQVILHSDAPWLQTGGNIQDKLPGSWQTIGDPVLAAMVNEEKLDEFKKAAELGIDVSTVDANNEEYIVMKAQLDGFSDRPWTVGQYYLSATVSRELRRLAGSMFVGFGALVVSVLIAFWMGRRVARPLRYLAVQSKRIGSLSLNEVEPLPRSRVAEIDQVALAFNSMVEGLKAMNTYVPRSLFIKLMRLGGGNAAQARGAELTILFTDIVGFTALSEHLSAEETASLLNDHFAILVEAVEGEGGTVDKFLGDGMLAFWGAPDARPDHAEAAVRTARRIAAALHQSNLNAVTQGRPPMALRIGIHTGPAVVGNVGALDRWNYTVVGDTVNAAERLQTLGKEVPENPEVVILASADTVAHLPGERHQRPVGAHHLRGRSGQMEVYWLDPFPQSKPVHRPVVRPVSAAE